The DNA sequence aatttggTATTATTATGAAGCCGGACCATATTGTCTTATCGATTTATAAGTGTATTTTGGGGTTTTCTTAGGAAATTTTCTTAGCATTATAGAATTAAATTTGAGAAGGGAAAAGGTAGTGGAAAAGTAGACAACTTTTATCCAAAGGGTAATCTTTCTCAAGCACATTAAAAAAGCACGATACTTTAGCTAGTAAGTAATGATActtttaacaataaaaaatctattaaTGAGCGCCAACGCTGTCACGTTTTCTTTAAAAGCCCTATGCAAGCATCCATATAGAAAGAAgcaaagagaaaaatgtattCATTGGAAATAAGTTTGGTTTGATGTTGGCGATCAACATTCTTAAATCATTGGTGGATGATGGGATTTGGGATGCCTTTGGTATCCTCAATACATGGCCCAAGTTTTTGATTGTTTCctattctctttttaatttctctattCAAATATCGCAACCTTGTATTCTGCAAAAGCGCTtccacaattttaatttgctGCTATTCGTCTCTTTCTTTTTGGCTTTGATCCTTCCACAACGTGTGTATTGGTCTATCTCCTATTGGCATGGTTGTCCACTTGCCGAGGTTTCTCACGCACAATCGCTGGATTCCTTCAATCTGTAGAAATAATTGTTAGTAGGATCCCTAGATGTGACATGTATATAGATTTGGAGAtgggcggaggaggaggagcacCACCATCTCAACCTCATCAAGAAGATATACAGTGACACATGATCATCAATCTTATCATAAAGTTGttgtttaatatatatactactagaaTTATCATATACGTACTCTACTTTGGTTTCAACTTATCACTATCATTATGAGTATGTTTATTTGTTAGGATTCGTCGAGGAAAGTTGACTCAAGGTAATTGAGACATTTATTTGGGGGAtgtgatttaagaaattgatatgtTAAAAGTTAAAGCAGAGGGAATAATGTATAAGAAAGAAACttgagtaaagtatgagtaaaaataaagtgtttgtcaaaaaaggaaatgactcgaCTATGTTGGGATAATTCGAAAAGAAATAGACTCTACTATCTTGAGACAAAGAGAGAATATGATTCATTGGTTtagtatttgtttgatttttaatatgaaattttataataaaaaataaatctgatCAAATCCAAAAGTCCAAATACTCAAAATTTGAACTATGAAATCGATCCGATctgaaaaatccaaaattgcatataaatagaatccaattctatttgaaaatccaaaatataataacCAGACACCATTAGAATTattcaacataaaatttttatatttttggtaagtttattaatgaaacatagtattttattactagtataatatactataaaaatatattttggattttaaaatatccaatCCGAATGAAAAATACGCAAAATCtgaactaaattttaaatttcaatttgattgGAATTTCAGATTCAGGATATTTTGGTCACCTCTAGACAAATGgaatattcaatttcaatcaATAGAGCAAGACATGGACACCATGTGTACAAAAGCAAACACAACTGTTTTCATCAATAGTAAAATGGCTCCTCATAGAAGCAAGGCAGCTGCGAGCACATCTCATCTTGCTTCCCAATCATCGCTTCCACAAACGCAGACGACGTCGTCGCCGCCGCATCAAAGcctcctccaccaccgccATCAATCTTCCCCTCTCCCAAAACCTCATCATCACCACCTCCGTGTTCTTGCGCCGCAAAAGCCTCCTCCAGAAAGAAATCACTCCAGCTGAAGCTCGACGCCTCTTGATTCCCAACGGAGACCTCCGCATTCACAGATGGCGCCGTCCCTTTGAAGCCCCTCGAGAGATCGTGGTGGCGCGTGGCCGGAAACGCGCCCATGCTGCCGTAATCGGCCAAGATCTGGGAGAAGGGCTTGTGAGTCACCGGATCGATCCCCATCGCCGACAGCTTCTTCTTCAGTTTGCTGTTCCATACATTTTTCACGTCGCTCTCCGTCTTTTCTCCCAGCTGTTGGGCTATGATAGTCCACCTGCAGATGCCGACgcagaaaataatattagcacgaactatattttctaaattttagcACTCTTGATctgtactaataaaatttggataaattttaaaaaattattaaaaaaattaaaatttaaaattcaaattcgcATGTGTGTGTTTCAAtctcgtattttatttatttctcgaaCCTGCTTCCGACCACGGAATGCAGCTGGATGATCAGATCCTCTTCCTGAGGGGTGAAGCTTGTGACCTTTGGATCAGGCTTTTGATTACTGCTCCATTTCTTCCCACTTCTTCTCTGCCCTGCCATCATCCAAAATCACctaataaaattgttaatttaattCGATCTTGTATATATtgatatctatatatatacctgATGATCTCTTGGAACAAGTTGTCCAGTTACCTATTCCTCGTTGCTTGGAAGCAAAAGCCGCAGCCATTTTTGCTTCTGCATCTCCGCTGCTGTTTTTAACCATATGGagaattagtagtactatatgatttttatcaatattgtGGTGGAATTGTGATAAATTTAAGAGGCCTTTAATAAACAAGGAGGAGAtaaagagggcagaaaagcATGGGGTGAGGTACTTTGAAGTGAATTTGCATGACTACATGCATCCtcttttcctatttttctttttttggaataGAAAATTGTATAGGGaattactaaataaatttgtgaGACAATATGCGTTcttgtgtttattttaatggtGCAAAGAGCACCATAATCAGGTTTGAATTGGGTGAAGTATAGATTTGAGCTAAGTATGTAACATGATTCTCACAACTTGCATGAGAGATTGAGAGGTggtggaaaatgaaatgataattGGCTGTGTAGTTAATATAATGTGATTAGTTATAAGGATTAATTATCTAAACCAAGAACAAAAGATCACAGGTCAAGAAAATATCACAGCTTACgcatgaataaattattatagtataCTCCCACACAATAGTGTTCATGTCCCATTAGATGACAAACATGTTGCAATCAATATTGAAGACCCTAATGCATACGAGCATAAATGGAGCCTGGATTTTGACGTTGGAAGAAACAAAtcattatagtactccatattttttgttatcgattttttcacaaaaaggTGTAGGGTTAGCACCAGAGATTGTTGAGTGACAATCGATCTCTAAACCTCTCACATAATGAACCTATGAGCAAACCATACATATGTAGTATCCTCATTGCACTTTTAATATCCCTacatataatatttcattcgtcttttaaaaatagcttTTTATaaagaatgataaattttttaacgttcaattaataaaataaaaaataataattaaagcagtgttaataaaaaaaatgagacttcagtcattattagtttataatcATATAAGAACCACAGTGGTATAAATAAGATGATACTATAAGAATaatgtatgaaaaaaaaattaaaaataaaaataaattaattttgagaaaGGGAATTAATTGTGGTCACGAGAGAGAGTTATacatactactcccttcgtccacgaAACATTGTCCAAGTTTACCTTGATaagggttttaaaaaatgtgaaaaaaagtgagtggacAAAGTTAGTGCATTGTAgattctatatttatatattgtttttataatagaatataattgtaataagTTAGCTGAGAGTGAGATCCATAaccatttactaaaaatgaaaaaaaaaaaaagtcgaCAACATTTTGAGGATgaaccaaaatagcaaaattggATAATATTTCactggagggagtacttacgAATATTCCCTCGATTTAACTTCAAATATCCCTTTATTTAAaggtatgatattttttttcccttaaaatgatttttgttaaataagtTCCCAAATTGcagaaaaaagatgaaaattgaaaacgaAAGCTATAAATAagtagaaagagagagagagagagggaaaggggaagaagagagaagaaaatggtGGCGATATCACTGTACAAAGGAAACCTCCACAAAGTGACCGGCGTGACTCACCGATGGCCGAGCCCCGCCCCCAAAATTTCACTCAAAGAATTCAAaatcctcctccgccgccgaaCTAGAGCCCTTTCCCGCGTAGCAACGGTTTCGAACCCTAACCCTTCGCCTGCCCCCGCCCAAAATTCCAACCACAGCTGTGGCAATTTTGATTCGAACCACGTCCGTAATACAGCGACTGGAATTGGTGATGTCGATAATCTCTGCTCGAATTCTGACTCGATTGTAAAGGAGCACTTCATGAAGGGAGAAGGGGAGGAGGAGGTTGATGAGATTTCGATAGATGGAGGAGGAAAAGGGTGTTTGGTGGAGAAGGATAATGTTTTGGCGGTGAAGGAGGATGCGGAGACTGTCATGAACGACGGTGCACCAGGGGTTCCGCTGAATAAGGCGGTCGAGGTATTATGTTGCTGCCTCTCTGTTTCTgactcttattttttaaattgatggGGATGATTGTTCATTGCTTTATTCCTTATATTGTAGTAGGCTTATGGTGGTCTAATTAGGCTTTGTTAGCTAATTTTTGCGTTTGTGTGATATGTAGAAATTTCAGTGGTTGCTAAGTGTTAATGGATTTTATGTTCATATATCATGTTTTCATCGTAGTTTGGGGTAAAAGATTACAAAGCAAGGAAATCTGTAGTAGAGCTGGGAAAAATTTTCCTTTTGGGAGATCTTTGaacctttttttctattatttctATCAATAGAAAAAACGGCAATGCTATTGGCGTGTTCGATTAAAACAATAACGGAAGACGACATCTGTATTGGCGTGTTTAGTTAGAATTGGAAAATGGCAATAGAATTGGAAAGATATAATGGAAGACGTCATTTTTATTTGCgtgtttaattgaaattggaaAGCTTCAATAGATTTGGCATGTCTGCTCCATCTTTTTAAAGAAGCCAGTCTTATTGGCGTGACGGAAGAAATCTGCACATGGAGGTGGGTCGGATCGAGGCGAGATGTGTGGCTGGCAGATGATTCCGGTGATGACTTTGAGACTCCAGCACCTCCTCATCCTCGAACCGCAACTCTTCATTCAGTGAGTCACACGGAGTTGTGAACACATAATGGAGATTTCGGTGAGGACTTTGAGACTCCAGTACTCCACCTTGTCTGCGTCTTTAAAAGATGTAGTAGACATGCCAATTCTATTGGCgttttccaattttaattaaacatgGCAATAAAGATGACGtcttccattatttttttaatttgaatgcCAATATCATTGATGTGTTTCACATtcatagaaataaaataaaaaaggttcACATTCTGCGAATCTTTTTTCCAATATCTCCCAAAAGGAGAATTTTCCGTAGAGCTGATATTACAGGATAgcttacaataattaaaagagCATGGTTCACTTTCGATATTGGTCTTTAATGTtataaaagaagaattatatttatgatttcaattcattgtttttttctacctttttttgtatgaatttgtGAAGATTGTCTTGTGAGTCCAATTAGCTCAACTTTAAGGTGATGCTTTAATCATGATAGCCAACGGAATGTTAAGCTTGTATATGAGATTTCCATGTTCGCTCAATCAAGGATCACATTTGCTTatgacaaataaaatgatttgttGACTTATGTATACCATGATTCTTTCATAGTCTGTGTACATGTCTTACCGGATGAAGCTAGG is a window from the Salvia hispanica cultivar TCC Black 2014 chromosome 1, UniMelb_Shisp_WGS_1.0, whole genome shotgun sequence genome containing:
- the LOC125200592 gene encoding transcription factor MYB35-like yields the protein MVKNSSGDAEAKMAAAFASKQRGIGNWTTCSKRSSGQRRSGKKWSSNQKPDPKVTSFTPQEEDLIIQLHSVVGSRWTIIAQQLGEKTESDVKNVWNSKLKKKLSAMGIDPVTHKPFSQILADYGSMGAFPATRHHDLSRGFKGTAPSVNAEVSVGNQEASSFSWSDFFLEEAFAAQEHGGGDDEVLGEGKIDGGGGGGFDAAATTSSAFVEAMIGKQDEMCSQLPCFYEEPFYY